A stretch of DNA from Aciduliprofundum sp. MAR08-339:
CAGTAAACATTATCTGCAGGGGAGATAATGCTCACGTGGGCTATGGCCTTTATGTTGAGATTTTTGACAACTTTTACATCTCCAACATTTGCAGTCACAGATATTTTTCCGTATTCATACTTAATGTTATTTCCGGAAATTTCAAATCTATACGTACCCGGCAGAACATTTATTGAGTATGAGCCAAAAACATTTTCTATTGTGTATGTTCTGTCCTCTGAGATCAGCCTTATGGTGAGAGGCCTTGTGTTTGTTGAGTTATCCACTATAACCCTACCTGTGACGGTTACCAGATTTGGAGACATCTGAATATAAGACTTTGAATTTTCCGTATAGATCTTTACCATGTGGTATCCATAGACCTCTGCACTAAGGGTATACGTGAGTGTGGTTCCCAGGGTGAATTCTCCAGCAGGAGGTATGCTTCTGACCTCATAGTACCCCTTGCTATCTCTTAGCATAACCAGACCACTTTTTATCGTTTCATTGCTGTCCATAATCCCGTTGCCGTTCTTATCGTAGTACACGTAGCCCTTTATTGACTCTGCCTGTTGAAGGAACGGGTTTATCTCAACATCTCTGTAAAGTTTAACGATTTCTCTGCTGAAATATGGAGAGTAACTGTTGTTGAACCCTATGAACCCTATTGAATAGGTTCCCTCCGGAAGATATATGTTGAAGTACCCAGTTTGATTTACAAACCATGTTGTGAATGTGGATCCCCTGAATGCGGATATTTCTATGTCTCCCACTATTTTATCCTTGGATGTAACCTTGCCATACACCATGTAGGCCTTCTCCATACTCATTTTTATCTGCATATCTCCGTACAGGGTGACATCTCCTGCATAGGCTATCTTCTGTGCCCCATAATTTGAAAGGGAGTAAACTGTGTATATTCCTCCGGGTAATTTGAGGGAGAATCTGCCGTTTTTATCCGTCTGGAGGATGTAAACGTTGTATCCCTCAGTGCTCTTAACCTTCACAACAGCATCCCTCACTGGTTCTCCATTGTAAGTTAAATATCCTGTGAGGGTGAATCCCTGGGTGAGGGTTACATTATCGCTTATGGTTTTGTTCCAGTCTCCTACGGGGGCATCCTGAGGCTTTGAATAATAATCACCCTTGCTTGCCGTAAGCGTGTAATTATCTGGCACAACCATTACATTGAACGAACCTGTGGAATTTGTCTTTGCGGTGTACCTGGCGTAAATGCCAGTGAGTTCCACCGTTGCATTTGCCGCGGGTGTTCCATTGGAGTAGGTGACCACACCCTTAACGAATGAGGGCAGCAGTTTTATATCCTTGGTTAGATTTATTCCCGCGTGGAGAGTTACCGTATCTATCTTTTGGAACGTTTTTCCATTTATTATGAGTCCTATGTTGTAGGCGTGTGGGGGAATATCCTTAATTGAGTACTGTCCGTTCTTTATTGGGACCTCCACATGGTATCCATAGGTTGAATTTGAGAGTATGAATGTGGCGTTATTCAGTTTGATATCTCCCTGATCCAGTTTGTTATTGTGGTTCATATCGTAATACACCACACCATCAAGATTTGCAGGCTTGATCACTATGTTCTTTACTATGGTGAAATTTGGTTTAAGGCGCATTGCCTGCTCCTCGCTCACATTTATCTTTATCTGTGCCAGGATTGTTTTATCCACCATTTTTAACTTGTTGTACCCTCCGTCAGTGGAGACCACCAGGGTCATATTACCAGCCACTGAAAGTATTTTGAAGTATCCCGTGTCATTTGTGAATGTTGTATCGTGAGGTATCCCGTACTCATCAAATAGAGTCACCCTCACATGCTTCATGGGTTCCCCAGTTGCCAGTCTGATGTGTCCCTCTATAACTGCACCCTCATAGAATTTGACCATGACCACATCGTTGGGAAGAACCTGATATGCCGGGGGATTGAGCTCCACAGTGCCCTTCTTCTCCTTCAAATATTTCAGGGCCAGGTCTATGGGTATGGGCTTCCATGCCTTGGTGTGGTTTTTGTAGTCTTTGTAAGGGTTCCAGTATGCCGTCTTGTAAACCAGTTTGAAATGAGTCATATTCCACGCCTGCATTGGCTGATAACTTCCCAGATCTGGAGAGAACCCAGGAATTCCATCTCCCTTCCCAATATCCTGACCCGAATATCCTATGAACGTGCGATACAGCATTGAGTGGTAAAACATTGGTTTGTAAATTATCTTGTAACCCACTATTCTAACATTTCCGGGAATCTTGTCTAAATCGTAGGTGTTTCCATTTGAATCAACCGCCTTGAGTTGGTAGAAGTCGTAGGGTACAACTGTTCCCCCATAGTTATAGACTCTTCTGTCTCCAAGTTTTGCAGGTGCGTAGAATATGCCCGTTCTTGTGCCAGAGAATGGGAACAGTCTATAATCAACTGCAAAGTATCTTATATCCCACCCCGTGTTGTTTCGAATCGCATCGTAAATGGATAGAAGATCATGCTGAGGTAGATAGGCGAGTGTTCCCTTTATTGCCACATAGAGTGCGTTTTTTGAGGATATGTCGCTTGAATAAAGTCCGTAAATCTGGGGATTATCAACGATGATCTTCCTGTACTTATCGGGGTCATTGAGGATATCAACGATCTTTGCAGCTTTATCCTTTCCAGCGTATTTGATGAGAGCGTTCATTATTGGCTGGCTTAGTGACCCATTATTCTTGTGAAAATCTCCCTCAAGCAATCTGGCTATGAAAAGCGAGATAACCTCACTCTCGTTCTGTGCCGTTATTATCTGGGCCGCAATTTGATAACCATCCTGGAAATTATCCGCAATGGCCGGATGTTTGCCCTGTGCCACAGCTTGGAAGCCGTAATCCCACCAGGACACGAAGGCAGGTCTATCTGCCGGAGGTGTTGAATTGTCCTGCTCACTTAACCATTTCCAAGCCCGTTGCCAGGGGTATTCCGGTTTTGGAATGGAGTATCCAAATGCTCCGAGGTACCACGGAGCAGATTTGTTGTAGGTTGTCTCGTTGGGTCTCATAAAGGAGGGCATGCTGTTGTAAATCTGCTTGTCAAACTTGTCCTTTGTTTCGTAGGGGATTCCGGCGTCAACAGCACTCCACATGGTGGGGAATATGACAAGTAGAGCCACCACGAGTACAACAGTTATCTGGGAGATTTTCAGACTCTTCCTCAGGGATTTTCTCCAGGAGCCACCGTATTTTTTGAATTCCTCCATGGATTTGCGTATATCCACAAGATCTATTAGCCAGATCAGGGCAACAGCCGCGGTGAGGGCCACTGCAGGGGAGGCATTGAACATGAACCTCGCTGCGGATATGGCCATAAATATGGCTATTGCGGTATAAAGAACAATGAACACGTAGTAATCTGCTGATTTTTTTCGGAGAGATAGGAGGAGGTAAATTATTCCGGCAATTGAGAGGAGGAAAATTCCAATTCCAAAGGACATTGTCAGAACTCCCATTGTTACGGGTTGTGCCTCTGCTATGGTGGAGTACAATTTGTTATGGACAAAGTAGCCCTGACCGCTCACCAGTTTGCCCCATATGTCGGGCAGGAAAATGTTCATTATCAAGGCGAACGCACCTAGCCCACCAGCTCCTACGGTGAATACCAAGGGCCAGGGGTATTTGTTTGTTAACTCGAAATACAGCGCTGTCAGAAGTGGAATTAGTATGACGATCAATGGCACCTCGTACCAACTTTCAAGTCTGTGGGTGGCATAGTACCATGGAAACATCATCAAAAACCCGACGAGTGTGTAAATTGCTGTGAATACCAAGATGTGGAAGTTTGACCTGTTCCTGAACCTGTTTACTATGACCTGAATGAAAAGATAAATGGCGAGAATTGAAAGTGCATAGGTGTAACCCTTCCATGCAAGTCCAAGGGCTCCAAGAGAGGCCCCCGCAAGTGCACTGTATATGACTCCTTTTTTATTCTCTACGAAAAATGCTCTGAGCCCATTTTTCAACTCTTTCCCGTCAAACCAGTTCTTTATCCATTTTCTTGAAGGAGTTTCCTTCAGGGCCTTGAGGAAGAAATAAAACATCCATGTTATGAAGAATATATCAAATGCGTCCCAGTCCGCTTGGGTGGCAACGCTTCTCATTATGTATGCGGGCATAATGGAAAGGAGAAAAGCCGAAACAAGGCCAACTCTCCTGCCAAACGCTTCTCTTCCCATAAGGTACACAGGAATTAGGGTTAGTGTTCCCCATATTGCCGGGAATAGTATGAGCATAAGTACCGCTGAATGGTACGCATCCAGAAATGGATAAAATATCATGCTGGCAAGTATTATGGACCAGTGAAAGAGGGGAGGCCTGGGATTATCGAGCCCCAAGGGATAATTCAGCATGGGATCATTAAGAAGTTGATGCTTGGCTGTGAGAATGTATTTTAGAATTCTCTCATGGTAATAGGAATCCGAACCTCCAGACACCGAATATCCGTACTGTATCGATGGCCCAATTGCCCAGTAAACCCTTATGAAAAAAGCGAGGGCCATGATAAGGGCAAGGGCCACAACGACAAGCACTGTTTTTCTGTCCATATTAAATCCAAGTTTATCCCGTAGCATGCTACATCACCGTGCTGGGAGCGATATCACATTTCCTATAAAAAAGTTATTGCTATTTTCCCGTTATTTTTTGGGAAAAGTATATGTACAACCTTGCAAGGGGTAATTTTTCGCAAAAGGTTAAAATATTTTGTATATTTGCCACAGTTTATGGAACTCTGGTTCTCGGAAATGCATACAGATAACGTTAAACTTGGGTTCAGGATAAGGAGGGAGATTGAGCATGTTCGCTCTCCCTACCAGGATATTCATATTTTTGAGACGTATGACTACGGAAAGCTTCTAGTTATAGATGGCACGGTTCAACTCACGGAAAGGGATGAATTTGTGTACCACGAGATGATCGTGCACCCACCCATGCTCACCCACCCTGATCCAAAGAGGATACTCATAATTGGTGGAGGTGACGGTGGCTCAGCCAGGGAGGTCCTGAAACACGATCCTGACGAGGTTCACGTGGTTGAGATAGATGAAGAGGTTGTGAGATTATCGAGAAAACACCTTCCATTTGTTGCAAGGAGTTACGATGATCCAAGGGTTCACATTCACATAGAGGACGGAATTGAATTTGCGAAGAGGGAAAAGAATTTTGATGTTATAATAATAGATTCCACGGATCCTGTTGGCCCAGCAGAAAAACTGTTTTCTGGAGAGTTTTACAGATACCTGAGAAACACCCTGGCTCCAGGAGGAATAATTTCTCAGCAGTGCGGTACACCAGTTTACCACCCTGAGGAGGTTTGTAATGTGCATGCCCTGTTATCTAGGGAGTTCAGGTATGTGCGTCTGTATTTTGCCTATATTCCCACTTATCCATCGGGAATGTGGGCCTTTTCAATTGCCAGTGATGAGCCAATAAGGATAAGGAGAAAGATGGATTTTCCGACACGGTATTTTAACGAGGAAATTTATAGTTCATCCATGGTCCTTCCAAATTTTGTAAAGGAAAAGTGCCACCAGGAGTAATATTATGGGGATACGCAGGTCAAAATGGGAATCGGGCAAGTTAACCACCCTGCATATTGATCTTTCGTTGCCCCATAAATCTTCCACCCTTATCTCTATTTTATGTGTGCCAGAAGCAACGTTGATGGTGAATACCGGTGCTTTTCCCCTATGTACCAGATTTCCGTCAACGTAAACGTAATAGGTCAGATCTTTCCCTATGCTCTTGGATAGATCAAAGTGGATCCTGTTGCCCTGAATATTCATTTTCACAACAGGAAAGGGCTTAAACTCTCCCTTCCAGTCGTAGTTGAATATTTTTGTTAGGTAGGATACTGCTCTCTCGCTTCTTATAATAAGGGAAAATTCCCTGTTGTTCTCCATTGAAGACACGCCAAAATTCATGCTTCCCACGAGCACCTCAGAGTCTCCTATTATGAGTTTGGCATGTAGGTATCTGATGTAATGCTCCATGCCGTCAAATCTTTTTACATTCTCACCTGTATAGGGATGTTGAACAAGAGCAAGGGTTGTTTTGTTACTGATCTCCTTCCATATATCCTTTCCGATGTAAAGCGCTTCAATCTTCAGATCTCTCTGTGAATCCACAAAATTTTTGAACGAGTACGGAGCAAAATCCGGAGCTATCACCGGTTCTAGGGAAGCCGTGATGTTTATACTCTCAAACACAACCCTACGAAGTTCATATTCGTATTTGAAACTCGCATCTGTTGAGTTGAACTCCCCATCGTATATCTTTATATCCTGAACGTTCTTGTCATCATCCTTAAAGATTTTGGAGACATAATATGCAAACTCCTCATCTCTAACTATGATTCCATAGCCACGATTTCCGCAGGGTGAGAGGGCCGAGTGCCCGAAGTTCTCCGTTGATATCAATACTGCACTTCCATCCCTCACTATGAATTTGGCGTGAAGAAATCTGTATCTATCGTATATTCCATCCTTTGGGTCGTTTACCATGAAACCGATGTTTGCACCGTTCTTCCAGAGTTCATTTACGATGTATTTTTCTTCGTCACTCATGCCTCCTATGGGATTTCCATCAAGGAGAATGCTTACCCCCACACCCTCTCTTAATTTTTTAAGGAGAACGCCTTCAAATGGTAAGCTATCCATCGTGTAGGATTCAATCATAATACTCCTCTTGGCAGAATTTAAAAATCTCAGGACCTCCCTCCATTTATCTGGATAGGGAAAGATCTCTATTGATGCTTTGAACTCCCTTTTTTTGAAGTCACTCTGACCTATCACGTGATAGTTGCTCCAGTCTCTAGATGTGTTTGTATCATCCATGCCTATCCTTCTGAGAATGTGGCCCGTGCTCACGTGAACGGATGCTCCGTTCCATCCGGGTCCAGAGTATCTCGAATCACCGTAAACAAGCAGGTCTATCATTCTCGATTTGTAGAATAGTGCAACCTCGTCTCCCCTATTGGCCAGAGCAAAACGGTCAACGTAGGTAAAATTTGGATAAAATCCAAAAAATTTGAAAAAAGATGTTGAATTCTGGGCTATGTAAATTTTGGAATGCGGAGCGATACTCCCATTTAAGGGGATTCTTCCCTCAAAATCGCTGATGTAATATCCAGAGAGTTCAACTCTCTGTGAGAGGGGATTTAAAATGCAGACGTATTCCATATTTGTGCCTGGGTAGGGTGATGGACTAACTTCATAGATCAGCAGGTGCTGGTGCTCAACCGGGGCAGAATTTGCATAGGTAAGTGGGAGAATGAGGAGAACCAGAAGAATGGCTACTTTACTC
This window harbors:
- a CDS encoding carboxypeptidase regulatory-like domain-containing protein → MLRDKLGFNMDRKTVLVVVALALIMALAFFIRVYWAIGPSIQYGYSVSGGSDSYYHERILKYILTAKHQLLNDPMLNYPLGLDNPRPPLFHWSIILASMIFYPFLDAYHSAVLMLILFPAIWGTLTLIPVYLMGREAFGRRVGLVSAFLLSIMPAYIMRSVATQADWDAFDIFFITWMFYFFLKALKETPSRKWIKNWFDGKELKNGLRAFFVENKKGVIYSALAGASLGALGLAWKGYTYALSILAIYLFIQVIVNRFRNRSNFHILVFTAIYTLVGFLMMFPWYYATHRLESWYEVPLIVILIPLLTALYFELTNKYPWPLVFTVGAGGLGAFALIMNIFLPDIWGKLVSGQGYFVHNKLYSTIAEAQPVTMGVLTMSFGIGIFLLSIAGIIYLLLSLRKKSADYYVFIVLYTAIAIFMAISAARFMFNASPAVALTAAVALIWLIDLVDIRKSMEEFKKYGGSWRKSLRKSLKISQITVVLVVALLVIFPTMWSAVDAGIPYETKDKFDKQIYNSMPSFMRPNETTYNKSAPWYLGAFGYSIPKPEYPWQRAWKWLSEQDNSTPPADRPAFVSWWDYGFQAVAQGKHPAIADNFQDGYQIAAQIITAQNESEVISLFIARLLEGDFHKNNGSLSQPIMNALIKYAGKDKAAKIVDILNDPDKYRKIIVDNPQIYGLYSSDISSKNALYVAIKGTLAYLPQHDLLSIYDAIRNNTGWDIRYFAVDYRLFPFSGTRTGIFYAPAKLGDRRVYNYGGTVVPYDFYQLKAVDSNGNTYDLDKIPGNVRIVGYKIIYKPMFYHSMLYRTFIGYSGQDIGKGDGIPGFSPDLGSYQPMQAWNMTHFKLVYKTAYWNPYKDYKNHTKAWKPIPIDLALKYLKEKKGTVELNPPAYQVLPNDVVMVKFYEGAVIEGHIRLATGEPMKHVRVTLFDEYGIPHDTTFTNDTGYFKILSVAGNMTLVVSTDGGYNKLKMVDKTILAQIKINVSEEQAMRLKPNFTIVKNIVIKPANLDGVVYYDMNHNNKLDQGDIKLNNATFILSNSTYGYHVEVPIKNGQYSIKDIPPHAYNIGLIINGKTFQKIDTVTLHAGINLTKDIKLLPSFVKGVVTYSNGTPAANATVELTGIYARYTAKTNSTGSFNVMVVPDNYTLTASKGDYYSKPQDAPVGDWNKTISDNVTLTQGFTLTGYLTYNGEPVRDAVVKVKSTEGYNVYILQTDKNGRFSLKLPGGIYTVYSLSNYGAQKIAYAGDVTLYGDMQIKMSMEKAYMVYGKVTSKDKIVGDIEISAFRGSTFTTWFVNQTGYFNIYLPEGTYSIGFIGFNNSYSPYFSREIVKLYRDVEINPFLQQAESIKGYVYYDKNGNGIMDSNETIKSGLVMLRDSKGYYEVRSIPPAGEFTLGTTLTYTLSAEVYGYHMVKIYTENSKSYIQMSPNLVTVTGRVIVDNSTNTRPLTIRLISEDRTYTIENVFGSYSINVLPGTYRFEISGNNIKYEYGKISVTANVGDVKVVKNLNIKAIAHVSIISPADNVYWYKNGTLVTMGKSVNIAPGEYTVYLRGYEKAALVKINVNENMSTKVNLENGYFVKINQENFSYQLPVKINTTAGNITWKYSTIVLPQGQYLFEIHVKKMVYGNYYLYFTQVLKFINKDTVVILHVSTEKILAEVQGVVTLNGRGVANAVVQFIPVDTELKNVTAITDSAGYYNVKLTPGEYTVYTYYIMGGHRYAYIGSVNVEEKLTFNIEYSDAYLLTGQVYMKNKTISTYVYLDTPYGTLSEMANGSYYFILPSGNYTIRASSSDIEYGQTVKYSINEKISISHDTYMDLALKRNSVHMVTVHVMGFDKYAVPYKSIWVLVKLKNTGNTPEKVKFETFSGWKVINPQTYRLNPGDTKIVSVSLKVPLAKAGDNEVHLRAKYTQFTDAYFHVNIAKYYNTTAKYTLVSWNDNALIYKIDITNNGNTWVNYTFNVLNIEELHLRGWNVEIYGKLGEVNYLNVSSKGKGSIEIRLVATKSRPGLSIPVQMAIVGPQKTITVSMPLREVSVSTTQVYIQAPGVSNYTAFTISTTWYVLWGFTIAIFAAFVVLWRWKK
- the speE gene encoding polyamine aminopropyltransferase translates to MELWFSEMHTDNVKLGFRIRREIEHVRSPYQDIHIFETYDYGKLLVIDGTVQLTERDEFVYHEMIVHPPMLTHPDPKRILIIGGGDGGSAREVLKHDPDEVHVVEIDEEVVRLSRKHLPFVARSYDDPRVHIHIEDGIEFAKREKNFDVIIIDSTDPVGPAEKLFSGEFYRYLRNTLAPGGIISQQCGTPVYHPEEVCNVHALLSREFRYVRLYFAYIPTYPSGMWAFSIASDEPIRIRRKMDFPTRYFNEEIYSSSMVLPNFVKEKCHQE
- a CDS encoding phospholipase D-like domain-containing protein → MESKVAILLVLLILPLTYANSAPVEHQHLLIYEVSPSPYPGTNMEYVCILNPLSQRVELSGYYISDFEGRIPLNGSIAPHSKIYIAQNSTSFFKFFGFYPNFTYVDRFALANRGDEVALFYKSRMIDLLVYGDSRYSGPGWNGASVHVSTGHILRRIGMDDTNTSRDWSNYHVIGQSDFKKREFKASIEIFPYPDKWREVLRFLNSAKRSIMIESYTMDSLPFEGVLLKKLREGVGVSILLDGNPIGGMSDEEKYIVNELWKNGANIGFMVNDPKDGIYDRYRFLHAKFIVRDGSAVLISTENFGHSALSPCGNRGYGIIVRDEEFAYYVSKIFKDDDKNVQDIKIYDGEFNSTDASFKYEYELRRVVFESINITASLEPVIAPDFAPYSFKNFVDSQRDLKIEALYIGKDIWKEISNKTTLALVQHPYTGENVKRFDGMEHYIRYLHAKLIIGDSEVLVGSMNFGVSSMENNREFSLIIRSERAVSYLTKIFNYDWKGEFKPFPVVKMNIQGNRIHFDLSKSIGKDLTYYVYVDGNLVHRGKAPVFTINVASGTHKIEIRVEDLWGNERSICRVVNLPDSHFDLRIPIILLLVALFLYKIWKDHG